One stretch of Vigna unguiculata cultivar IT97K-499-35 unplaced genomic scaffold, ASM411807v1 contig_5, whole genome shotgun sequence DNA includes these proteins:
- the LOC114172218 gene encoding uncharacterized protein LOC114172218 — protein MLCLCSHDSRECVISIVEMKNEREILCTGFLYKISWVEVTRDRALIMRLLKTRRGTLALNILEVRDKEEKKSRSMFIYFQGTKCWKVVCHHHTIYEDQVVGAKQLRISIASFIIVL, from the exons atgcTTTGCTTGTGCTCTCATGACAGTAGAG AATGTGTTATATCAATAGTAGAAATGAAGAATGAAAGAGAAATTCTTTGCACCGGTTTCCTTTATAAAATTTCATGGGTTGAAGTCACAAGGGATCGTGCTTTAATAATGAGACTGCTGAAAACACGTAGAGGGACTTTGGCTCTAAATATCCTGGAG GTAAGGGACAAGGAGgaaaaaaaatccagaagcaTGTTCATCTATTTCCAAG GTACCAAATGTTGGAAAGTGGTGTGCCATCACCACACGATATATGAAGATCAAGTGGTGGGAGcaaaacaacttagaattagCATTGCAAGTTTTATAATtgtcttatga